The following are from one region of the Nicotiana tomentosiformis chromosome 7, ASM39032v3, whole genome shotgun sequence genome:
- the LOC104096958 gene encoding CASP-like protein 5B2 gives MRHLVHVSCFIPYLSNIIEYLVSCSYLIASMGLQVLWSFGLACLDVYALRIKQDLHNPVLVSLFVVGDWVTATLSLAAACSSAGIAVLYSKDLNFCSSSSHLPCGRFELSVVLAFITWFLIAISSHVMFWILATV, from the exons ATGCGTCATTTAGTACATGTATCTTGCTTTATCCCTTATCTTTCCAATATTATAGAATACTTGGTATCTTGCAGTTATTTGATTGCATCAATGGGGCTTCAAGTACTGTGGAGCTTTGGACTTGCTTGTCTTGATGTGTATGCTTTGAGGATAAAACAGGATCTTCATAATCCAGTCTTAGTGAGCCTTTTTGTTGTTGGAGACTGG GTGACAGCAACTCTATCACTTGCAGCTGCATGCTCGTCAGCAGGGATTGCTGTTTTGTATTCAAAGGATTTAAACTTCTGCAGTAGTTCATCACATCTTCCATGTGGCAGATTTGAGCTCTCTGTTGTCTTGGCATTCATAACCTGGTTTCTTATAGCCATTTCTTCGCATGTGATGTTTTGGATTCTAGCCACAGTTTAA
- the LOC104096959 gene encoding mannose-1-phosphate guanylyltransferase 1-like translates to MKALILVGGFGTRLRPLTLSVPKPLVDFANKPMILHQIEALKAIGVTEVVLAINYQPKIMQNFLKEFEKKLDIRITCSQETEPLGTAGPLALARDILRDDSGEPFFVLNSDVICDYPLKQMIEFHKSHGGEASIMVTKVDEPSKYGVVVMEEGTGRVEKFVEKPKIFVGNKINAGIYLLNPSVLDRIQLRPTSIEKEVFPSIAAEKKLHAMVLPGFWMDIGQPKDYITGLRLYLDSLRKKSSPDLAVGPHILGNVLMDESAVIGDGCLIGPDVAIGPGCVIESGVRLSRCTIMRGVRIKKHACVSSSIVGWHSTVGRWARVENMTILGEDVHVGDEVYSNGGVVLPHKEIKSSILKPEIVM, encoded by the exons ATGAAGGCACTCATTCTCGTAGGTGGTTTTGGAACAAGGCTGAGGCCACTGACCCTCAGCGTGCCAAAGCCCCTAGTTGACTTTGCTAACAAGCCCATGATACTGCATCAG ATTGAAGCACTAAAAGCAATTGGAGTGACTGAAGTAGTTTTGGCAATTAACTACCAACCGAAG ATAATGCAAAACTTCCTAAAAGAGTTCGAGAAAAAGTTAGATATCAGGATCACTTGCTCGCAAGAGACAGAGCCTTTAGGCACAGCAGGGCCATTGGCTTTAGCTCGTGATATATTGAGAGATGACTCTGGTGAGCCCTTTTTCGTCCTCAATAGTGATGTTATATGTGACTACCCATTGAAACAAATGATTGAGTTTCACAAATCCCATGGTGGGGAAGCTTCCATTATGGTTACGAAG GTTGATGAACCATCAAAATATGGTGTGGTGGTCATGGAAGAAGGGACTGGGAGAGTTGAAAAGTTTGtagaaaaaccaaaaatattCGTGGGTAACAAGATCAATGCTGGAATTTACTTGTTGAACCCTTCTGTTTTGGATCGTATCCAGTTAAGGCCCACCTCAATTGAGAAGGAGGTCTTCCCCAGCATTGCAGCAGAGAAGAAGCTCCATGCCATGGTTCTACCCGGGTTTTGGATGGACATTGGTCAGCCAAAGGATTACATTACAGGCTTGAGACTATACCTGGATTCCTTGAGGAAAAAGTCCTCGCCGGATTTGGCTGTTGGGCCCCATATTCTTGGAAACGTATTAATGGACGAGAGTGCTGTAATAGGAGATGGATGTCTTATTGGCCCAGATGTGGCTATCGGTCCTGGATGTGTTATTGAATCTGGAGTTAGGCTTTCACGCTGTACCATAATGCGTGGTGTACGTATTAAAAAGCACGCATGTGTCTCAAGTAGCATTGTTGGTTGGCATTCAACTGTTGGGCGATGGGCTCGGGTAGAGAACATGACAATCTTGGGAGAAGATGTTCATGTTGGCGATGAAGTCTACAGTAATGGAGGTGTTGTTCTACCGCACAAAGAGATAAAATCCAGCATTCTGAAGCCAGAGATTGTCATGTGA